Within the Maribacter sp. BPC-D8 genome, the region AGAACTCTTGCCTGCTTGTCCGCCAGGAGAATTACTATCAATAGTTAAAACTTTTAATCCTTCAGATGAAGCATACACACTGGCTGCCAAACCTGCTGGTCCGGCACCTATGACCAACACATCATAGATTTCATCATCTAACTTTAACCGAACACCAGAACACTCCCCTATTTCATCAATAGATGGACGAATTGAAATCTCATTCAGACTATTAATCACAACAGGTAAATCTGATTCTTTTAAATCAAAAGCTTCTAATATACTTTTGAGTCCTTTTTCTTTATCCGAATCGACAAAAGTATATAGAATGTCATTTTTGTCCATGAAATCGCGAATAGCATACGTTTCATTAGAATGTTCCGAGCCTATTAACTTGACACCTTGTATACTGTTTTTTAAACTTTCTTCGCGCAATAAAAACGCGTTTAAAAGTAAATCGCTAATATCACTAAACTTTGAAATAGCTTTTTTTAACTGATCTGGCTTTATGCGTATTACTTGAGTGTTTTCTAATGTTTCTCCACATACTCCAATAACTCGGTGCGAAAGAATACTACTAGATCCCGAAAATTGATGCTTGCCATGAATGGTAACATTCCCCTTGTCTTTCTCTGGATCAATAATTTTAATGCCTCCTTTTAATACAACAAAGAAATCATATCTCTTGTCACCATAATCTAGTATCGTAGTAGGTATTTCAAAATTCTCTACAGTACCATAACCTTTTAACTTTTCTACCTGTTGATTGGTGAGTTCAGGGAATCTGGCATCTATCATAATTTGCTTGGATTAGTACGTTACAAAAGATTCATCTTTATAGCACCAAAGCCACCTTTCGTTATATTCAGCTGAGCTTATAACCGGATGGTCAGTTTTATGAAAATGAGCTGTTGCATGTTTGTTTTTAGAATCATCACAACAAAGTGTAACTCCGCATTCTTGACAAGTGCGCAAATGTACCCATGAATCTCCTAATTTGACACATTCTTCGCAGACATGTTCTTTAGCCGTTTTCAATTCGGAAATAGAGGCTATATGACTGCATACTTCTTCGCTCATAATTTTCGGTTGTTATAAAGATGAATAAGAAAAAATACCATGTGTAATCTAGCTTACGCTAGCACGTAACATCCAAGCCATTTCTTCATGTTCTTGTAATAAACCAGTAAGAAAATCTGCGGTACCCACATCATTTAAATCTTCTTCAATGGTAGGTATAATTTTTCTAATTTCTACTATAATTGTATCGTGGTCTTCTAATAAGACTTTCATATAGTTTAGGCTAGAATTGTCGCCTTCTATCTCTTCAGATAAATGAGTTAACTGTAAAAATTGCTTTAGTGTAGCAGGTGCATAATGACCTATTTTACGAATACGTTCTGCAACACCATCTACGAATTCTTTAATAGCATTATAATGGTCTTCAAAAAACACATGTTTTGTATGGAAATCGATGCCTTCCAAATTCCAATGTGCTCTTAGCGTTTTTGTGTAGATTAAAAATTCGTCTGCTAATATTTTAGATAAATGCTCAGCTACTTTTGCTCTGTTTTCTTCTGTAATTCCTATGTTTGTTTTCATTTTTAGTTGTTTTATGTTCTGTTTAAAATGTTATTTTATCGTTGTATAAATTTAGTAAAAGAGGAATAAAAAAGCGACTAACTTCAATATAGTTAATCGCTCATATACTATTTATCTTAACGCTATTGAGAAAATAAACGGCTTGAATACTTCGCTCTTTTTCAAACTAAAGTAACAACTATGCTTTTTTAATTTTGATTAATTTTTAGTCTTCTTCAAGTAATCTGGCAACTCTTTAGACAACCAATCTTCACGTACGGGAACGTGTACATCTAAATCTACGGTTTCTTCTAAAGCCCAAAACTCATGTGGGACATTCTCAGGAAAAACAATTACTTCACCTCCTGAAACAATTACAAATTCCTCTTTACCGTCTATAACGGTTTTGATTTTTACCTTACCGGACATAATATAGGTAATCTGCTCGTTGGGGTGTTTGTGCCAAGGAATATGTGCATCTTTCTCCAAATTGAAAATGGTCATTTGACCTTTCTGTCCGTGAAACCACTTACGTTTAATTCCTTCGCCAATAGTTTCTGATTCCATCTCATCAAAATTGAAATGTTGCACTTTTGATGTTGCTACAGAATCTATGGTGTTTACTTGTGCATTTGCTGTACTAAAGGCAAATAATGTTGTTACTGCTATTGCTGCTAGTGTGTTTTTCATTTTTATATTTTATTAAATATGTCAGTTCGAAAGAAATTTTTTATAAAGTTATTAGTATCGAAAAGCAAGCGTGTTCCCAAATTCTCGATACATTTTTATTTCCATAAAAACACTCGAAGTGACATTCTTATATATTGAATAATAATTAGTTTGTCAGTTCAAGTGAAACAAATTTTACAGTTGTTAGTATTGAAAAGCAACCGTGTACCTAAGTTCTCGATACATTTTTATTTCCATTTTATTTCAACAAAAACACTCGAAGTGACATTCTTATAAATTGATTAATAGTTAATTTGTCAGTTCAAGTGAAACAAATTTTACAGTTGTTAGTATTGAAAAGCAACCGTGTACCTAAGTTCTCGATACATTTTTATTTCCATTTTATTTCAACAAAAACACTCGAAGTGACATTCTTATAAATTGATTAATAGTTAATTTGTCAGTTCTAGAGAAACTAATTCTACAGTTGTTAGTATTGAAAAGCAACCGTGTACCTAAGTTCTCGATACATTTTTATTTTCATTTTATTTCAATAAAAACACTCGAAGTGACATTCTTATATATTGATTAATAGTTAGTTTGTCAGTTCGAGTGAAAATCTATTTTCAGAATTTTGTATCGAGAACCAATCTTATCTGTTAGGCTTCTCGATACAAATTTTTCATGCCTCAAAATTCACTCGAAGTGACATACCGTTATTATTTGACTTATTGAGTCTAGAACCCTTCTAAAACTATTTTACCTTTTGCTTTACCTGTTTCTAAAAAAGCGTGTGCTTTACGCAAATTTTCAGCATTAATAGTTCCGAAGTTCTCCCCTAAAGTGGTTCTAATTGTACCGTTGTCTATTAATTCGGAAACGTTGTTTAAAATGTTGTGTTGTTCAATCATATCTTCTGTTTGAAACATAGCACGTGTAAACATTAACTCAATGTGTGTAGACACTGCTTTTCCTTTAAAAGGCATCACATTCATCACTTTTGGGTCATCAATAAATCCGAATTTACCTTGTGGTTTAATCAGCTTTACAATTTCATCTACGTGTTGTTCGGTAGCATTTAAACTTACAACATATTCTGGAGCAGGAAGGCTATACTTTTCAAACTCTTCGCTCAATTTATTTCTGTGATTGATAACCGTATCTGCACCTAATTCTTTTAACCAATCGGTAGTTTCTTCACGAGAAGCAGTAGCAATAATGTTCAGTTTTGTTAGCTTTTTAGCTAATTGCACCATTATAGAACCTACACCACCTGCAGCACCAATTATTAAAATAGATTTATTGGCATCGTCTTTAGAAACCTCTAATCTATCAAATAACATTTCGTAAGCAGTAAGAGATGTTAATGGTAAAGCAGCAGCTTCAGCATAGGATAAACTTGTTGGTTTTTTACCCACAATACGTTCATCTACCACCTGAAATTGCGCATAACTACCTTGACGCGTAAAATCGCCAGCATACCAAACTTCATCACCAACTTTAAATAAAGTGACATCTTCTCCAACTTCCTTTACAATACCTGTTGCGTCCCAACCAATAATTTTCCAATCGTCACCCTGTACAGGCATATTTGCACGTACTTTGTAATCTGCAGGATTTACCGAAATGGCTTTAATCTCTACTAAAATGTCTCTTCCTGTTGCTTTCGGAGTCGCTATTTCTATGTCTTGTAGTGAATTTACATTGTCTATCGGTAAATTCTCTTTGTATCCTATTGCTTTCATCTAAATTAAAATTTTTACAATTATATTACAGTGATAATTTCACTTTGTGGTAATCTAGATTTTGGTGTTTTATCCGTCGAATTAAAATCTGATGCTGCTCTATATCCTAAAGAAACAACTACTAAAGATGTAAATCCTTTTGCTCTTAATCCGAATTCTTCATCTAACGCTTTTACATCAATACCTTCCATTGGTGTTGCATCGATACCTAAACTTGCAACTCCTAATAAAAAATTACCAATATTAAGATATACCTGCTTTTCCATCCAATGTTGATAATCCTTTAAATCATATTTATGAATGTCTCCAAAAGCGTTCATTCCTCCGT harbors:
- a CDS encoding zinc-binding alcohol dehydrogenase family protein, which gives rise to MKAIGYKENLPIDNVNSLQDIEIATPKATGRDILVEIKAISVNPADYKVRANMPVQGDDWKIIGWDATGIVKEVGEDVTLFKVGDEVWYAGDFTRQGSYAQFQVVDERIVGKKPTSLSYAEAAALPLTSLTAYEMLFDRLEVSKDDANKSILIIGAAGGVGSIMVQLAKKLTKLNIIATASREETTDWLKELGADTVINHRNKLSEEFEKYSLPAPEYVVSLNATEQHVDEIVKLIKPQGKFGFIDDPKVMNVMPFKGKAVSTHIELMFTRAMFQTEDMIEQHNILNNVSELIDNGTIRTTLGENFGTINAENLRKAHAFLETGKAKGKIVLEGF
- a CDS encoding cupin domain-containing protein; protein product: MKNTLAAIAVTTLFAFSTANAQVNTIDSVATSKVQHFNFDEMESETIGEGIKRKWFHGQKGQMTIFNLEKDAHIPWHKHPNEQITYIMSGKVKIKTVIDGKEEFVIVSGGEVIVFPENVPHEFWALEETVDLDVHVPVREDWLSKELPDYLKKTKN
- a CDS encoding Dps family protein, translated to MKTNIGITEENRAKVAEHLSKILADEFLIYTKTLRAHWNLEGIDFHTKHVFFEDHYNAIKEFVDGVAERIRKIGHYAPATLKQFLQLTHLSEEIEGDNSSLNYMKVLLEDHDTIIVEIRKIIPTIEEDLNDVGTADFLTGLLQEHEEMAWMLRASVS
- a CDS encoding UBP-type zinc finger domain-containing protein codes for the protein MSEEVCSHIASISELKTAKEHVCEECVKLGDSWVHLRTCQECGVTLCCDDSKNKHATAHFHKTDHPVISSAEYNERWLWCYKDESFVTY